Proteins found in one Enterococcus sp. 9D6_DIV0238 genomic segment:
- a CDS encoding Asp23/Gls24 family envelope stress response protein, with product MTDEKNLVINTKDALGEIVIAPEVIEVIIGIAASKVDGVYGMRGTFANNVTEFLGRAAHGKGVYLRAEEEGLKVDIYCYLNYGISVPKVALDMQDRVKQQVLFMTDIDLVEVNIHVVAVVPEKLPEPDFDELFPEEEGENE from the coding sequence ATGACTGACGAAAAAAATCTAGTGATTAATACAAAAGATGCTTTAGGTGAAATCGTGATCGCACCAGAAGTGATCGAAGTCATTATTGGTATTGCAGCTTCTAAAGTTGATGGCGTATATGGCATGCGCGGAACATTTGCTAATAATGTAACAGAATTCCTTGGTCGTGCTGCTCACGGCAAAGGTGTTTATTTAAGAGCCGAAGAAGAAGGCTTGAAAGTCGATATTTATTGCTACTTGAATTACGGGATCTCTGTACCGAAAGTTGCCTTAGATATGCAGGATCGTGTGAAACAGCAAGTATTGTTTATGACTGATATTGATTTAGTTGAAGTAAATATCCATGTGGTGGCAGTCGTTCCTGAAAAGCTTCCTGAGCCGGATTTTGATGAATTATTCCCAGAGGAAGAGGGAGAAAATGAGTAA
- a CDS encoding M24 family metallopeptidase, producing MMIRVNKLRALMKENNLDAFLITSSYNLRYLTNFTGTTGLAVITLDKAFFVTDFRYTEQAAAQAQGYEIVQNAGPIFDEVVAIAEKEQLKNIAFEELFVSFAEYSVLEEIIPCELVPVAGLIEELREVKDEEEIAIIEKACSIADLGFKHILTVIKPGMTEIEIANQLDFYMRSLGATGVSFETIVASGVRSAMPHGVASEKIIEKGDLITLDFGCYYQGYVSDMTRTFAIGEPDSKLKEIYQIVLEAQLKVLEEAKPGLTGIQLDAIARDHIASYGYGEAFGHSTGHGIGLEIHEGPNVSFRAEKQFVAGNVITDEPGIYLPGLGGVRIEDDLLITKDGNRVLTHSPKELIIL from the coding sequence ATGATGATCAGAGTAAATAAATTAAGAGCATTGATGAAGGAAAACAATCTAGACGCATTTTTAATCACCAGTTCGTATAATCTACGGTATTTAACAAACTTTACAGGAACTACAGGATTAGCAGTGATCACATTAGACAAAGCGTTTTTTGTCACGGATTTTCGTTATACAGAGCAAGCGGCAGCACAAGCACAAGGCTATGAAATCGTTCAAAATGCAGGACCGATCTTTGATGAGGTTGTTGCGATTGCCGAAAAAGAACAACTGAAAAATATCGCTTTTGAAGAGTTATTTGTCAGCTTCGCTGAATATAGTGTGCTGGAAGAAATCATACCGTGTGAATTAGTTCCAGTAGCTGGTTTGATCGAAGAATTACGTGAAGTGAAGGATGAAGAAGAGATTGCGATCATTGAGAAAGCATGTAGCATTGCTGATCTTGGCTTTAAACATATTTTGACAGTCATCAAACCAGGGATGACAGAAATTGAGATCGCCAATCAATTGGATTTTTATATGCGTTCATTGGGTGCGACGGGTGTTTCATTTGAAACGATCGTTGCCAGTGGTGTGCGTTCGGCTATGCCACATGGTGTTGCCAGTGAAAAAATCATTGAAAAAGGTGATTTGATCACGTTAGATTTTGGCTGCTATTACCAAGGCTATGTTTCTGATATGACACGGACTTTTGCAATTGGCGAACCTGATAGCAAGCTTAAAGAGATTTATCAAATCGTTTTAGAAGCACAATTGAAAGTTCTAGAAGAAGCAAAACCGGGCTTGACTGGTATTCAGCTAGATGCGATCGCTCGTGACCATATCGCTTCTTATGGTTATGGAGAAGCTTTTGGTCATAGTACAGGACACGGAATTGGTTTAGAGATCCACGAAGGACCCAATGTTTCCTTTAGAGCAGAGAAACAATTCGTGGCAGGTAATGTGATCACAGATGAGCCTGGGATTTATTTACCAGGACTTGGCGGTGTCAGAATCGAAGATGATCTACTGATCACGAAAGATGGCAATCGTGTATTGACACATTCACCGAAAGAATTGATTATTTTATAA
- a CDS encoding acyltransferase family protein has protein sequence MRQKNVSFECMRIIAFLMVVFNHVFHYLFYGLDLSYEWNVTAVLMVIVKPVVPLFMMMSGALLLRREYSSKELRNKIISVVVTLLLFSLVYFYFDPELKGTDQTFILLFLNGRVSNALWYMYVYLGFLLFLPFIKKWWIPLMKKIIEAFF, from the coding sequence TTGAGACAAAAAAATGTTTCGTTTGAATGTATGAGAATCATTGCTTTTCTAATGGTTGTTTTTAATCACGTATTTCATTATTTATTCTACGGATTAGATCTTTCGTATGAGTGGAATGTGACAGCTGTATTAATGGTGATCGTTAAACCGGTGGTACCACTTTTTATGATGATGTCAGGTGCTTTATTGTTAAGAAGAGAGTATTCTTCAAAAGAACTTCGTAATAAGATTATCAGTGTTGTGGTGACGTTGCTGTTGTTTTCTCTAGTGTATTTTTATTTTGATCCTGAATTGAAAGGAACAGATCAAACCTTCATTCTTTTATTTTTAAATGGACGGGTCAGTAATGCACTCTGGTACATGTATGTATATTTGGGCTTCTTACTATTTCTACCATTTATAAAAAAATGGTGGATTCCTTTAATGAAAAAGATTATAGAAGCTTTTTTCTAG